A portion of the Gossypium arboreum isolate Shixiya-1 chromosome 8, ASM2569848v2, whole genome shotgun sequence genome contains these proteins:
- the LOC108467540 gene encoding VAMP-like protein YKT61, translating into MKITSLVVLKCNPEGSDPIILANATDLSHFGYFQRSSVKEFIVFVSRTVAKRTPSGQRQSVQHEEYKVHAYNRNGLCALGFMDDHYPVRSAFSLLNQILDEYQKNFGESWRNAQADSTQPWPYLNDALTKFQDPAEADKLLKIQRELDETKIILHKTIDSVLARGERLDSLVEKSSDLSAASQMFYKQAKKTNQCCTIL; encoded by the exons ATGAAGATCACATCGTTAGTAGTGCTGAAGTGCAACCCGGAAGGATCCGATCCGATAATACTAGCGAACGCTACCGATTTGAGCCATTTTGGTTACTTCCAAAGGTCAAGCGTCAAGGAGTTCATCGTTTTCGTTTCTCGAACTGTTGCTAAACGTACTCCTTCTGGTCAGCGCCAATCCGTTCAGCACGAAG AGTATAAGGTACATGCTTACAACAGAAATGGACTTTGTGCCTTGGGATTTATGGATGATCATTATCCAGTTCGAAGTGCTTTTTCGCTTCTCAACCAG ATTCTAGATGAATATCAGAAAAATTTTGGGGAGTCTTGGAGAAATGCACAAGCTGATAGCACTCAACCTTGGCCGTATCTGAATGATGCTTTGACCAAATTTCAG GACCCTGCAGAGGcggataaattattgaaaattcaGAGGGAGTTGGATGAAACTAAAATCATCCTT CATAAAACTATTGATAGTGTGCTTGCACGAGGTGAGAGGCTGGACAGTTTAGTTGAGAAGAGTTCAGATCTGAGTGCTGCGTCTCAG ATGTTCTACAAGCAGGCTAAGAAAACCAATCAATGTTGTACCATACTGTAA
- the LOC108467976 gene encoding uncharacterized protein LOC108467976, translating to MSRRSSGTWLRLCLVIFAVVSALAVCGPALYWRFKKTLRFVDSKSSCPPCICDCPPPLSLLKIAPGLANLSVTDCGSNDPDLKKEMEKQFVDLLTEELKLQEAVAEEHTRHMNITFGEAKRVASQYQREAEKCIAAIETCEGARERAEALLIKERKATTIWEQRARQMGWEGE from the exons ATGTCACGGCGATCATCAGGGACATGGTTGAGGTTATGCCTCGTAATATTTGCAGTAGTTTCAGCACTGGCAGTATGTGGACCTGCTCTTTATTGGAGATTCAAGAAAACTCTCAGATTCGTCGATTCCAAATCCTCTTGTCCTCCTTGTATCTGTGATTGTCCTCCTCCTCTTTCCCTCCTCAAGATTGCCCCTG GGTTGGCCAATCTCTCAGTCACAG ATTGTGGAAGCAACGACCCCGATCTCAAGAAAGAGATGGAGAAGCAATTTGTGGACCTTTTAACCGAAGAGTTGAAGTTGCAAGAAGCTGTCGCCGAAGAGCACACTCGCCATATGAACATTACCTTTGGTGAAGCCAAAAGGGTGGCTTCCCAATATCAAAGGGAGGCAGAAAAGTGTATTGCAGCCATAGAAACCTGCGAGGGAGCCAGAGAACGGGCTGAGGCGTTGCTAATCAAGGAGAGGAAAGCTACCACGATATGGGAACAAAGAGCTCGACAAATGGGTTGGGAAGGTGAATAA
- the LOC108467869 gene encoding calmodulin-binding protein 60 E isoform X2, with protein sequence MENSRNKRGHEEGIEDATYITETKKPKLPALASVIVEALKVDSMQRLCSSLEPMLRRIVSEEVERALTRIGNATLTARNSPPRIRSADGRNLQLHFRTRMPPHLFTGGKVEGDFNEEADEDWTKEQFESYEVKEREGKRPLLTGELQVTLKEGVGTLGDLTFTDNSSWIRSRKFRLGLKVAPGYGERIRVREAKTEAFAVKDHRGELYKKHYPPALHDEVWRLDRIAKDGALHKKLLKAEIVTVEDFLRLLVRDSQKLRNILGSGMSNRMWENTVEHAKTCILGGKLYVYYPDQTHNTGVVFNHIYELRGLIADGQFLSLESLNHNQKLFVDSLVKRAYENWHQVIEYDDKVLNTLRRTKVANPSAAPVNDNNYDADYYATTAQKSRQQYITSEPSPQCPNNNTHQTVHQLIEFPFGRSDQNAIMTMNNQKALLPSTTTISYMPIGGNSTAGVSGFAGDWSRPRTGHGFEDFFAEEIRLRSSEMLETDDMQRLLKTFGVGVGMGAGFGHPDESSYAYTIPYDHQMDHPYPYAPERGKGSGKAVVGWLKLKAALRWGIFIRKKAAERRAQLVELD encoded by the exons ATGGAAAACTCAAGGAACAAGAGAGGGCATGAAGAAGGTATTGAAGATGCAACCTATATTACAGAAACGAAGAAACCAAAGTTACCAGCTTTGGCAAG TGTAATAGTGGAAGCTCTGAAGGTGGATAGTATGCAAAGACTTTGCTCATCTTTGGAGCCTATGTTACGCAGAATT GTCAGTGAGGAAGTGGAACGGGCACTGACAAGAATAGGGAATGCTACATTGACTGCCAG GAATTCACCACCAAGAATACGAAGTGCAGATGGAAGAAACCTACAGCTTCATTTCAGAACAAGAATGCCGCCTCACCTATTCACAGGAGGGAAAGTTGAGG GTGACTTCAATGAAGAAGCTGATGAAGATTGGACTAAAGAACAGTTTGAGAGCTATGAAGTTAAAGAACGCGAAGGGAAACGACCGCTTTTAACCGGAGAACTACAAGTAACACTCAAGGAAGGTGTTGGAACTCTAGGAGATCTTACATTCACTGATAATTCAAGTTGGATCCGGAGTAGAAAATTCAGACTTGGTTTGAAGGTTGCTCCCGGGTATGGCGAAAGGATTCGTGTTCGTGAAGCTAAAACCGAAGCTTTTGCTGTTAAAGATCATAGGGGAGAAT TGTACAAGAAACATTATCCACCTGCATTGCATGATGAAGTGTGGAGATTGGACAGAATAGCCAAAGATGGAGCATTACATAAGAAGTTGTTGAAAGCTGAAATTGTGACGGTTGAAGATTTTCTTCGACTTCTTGTTCGGGATTCACAAAAACTAAGAAAT ATCTTGGGAAGTGGGATGTCAAATAGAATGTGGGAGAACACGGTGGAGCATGCTAAGACTTGCATCTTGGGAGGAAAGCTTTATGTTTATTACCCTGATCAAACACATAACACTGGTGTTGTTTTCAATCACATTTATGAACTCAGAGGTCTTATTGCTGATGGCCAGTTCCTATCTTTGGAATCACTTAACCACAATCaaaag CTTTTTGTTGATTCCCTGGTGAAGAGAGCATATGAAAATTGGCATCAAGTTATTGAATATGACGACAAGGTTCTCAATACCCTTAGAAGGACAAAGGTAGCAAACCCGTCAGCTGCACCGGTAAACGATAACAACTACGATGCAGATTACTATGCCACAACTGCTCAAAAGAGTAGACAGCAGTATATCACCTCAGAGCCAAGTCCACAATGCCCTAATAATAATACCCACCAAACAGTCCATCAGTTGATTGAATTTCCCTTTGGAAGGTCTGATCAGAATGCAATAATGACAATGAATAATCAGAAAGCATTATTACCTAGTACCACCACCATAAGTTACATGCCAATCGGAGGAAACTCGACAGCTGGGGTATCAGGTTTTGCAGGAGATTGGTCTCGGCCGAGGACCGGGCATGGATTTGAAGATTTCTTTGCTGAGGAAATCCGACTTAGGAGTTCAGAAATGTTAGAGACCGATGACATGCAAAGACTGCTGAAAACATTCGGTGTAGGTGTTGGTATGGGAGCTGGTTTTGGTCATCCAGATGAATCTTCTTATGCATACACCATCCCATATGATCATCAAATGGATCACCCTTATCCTTATGCGCCAGAACGTGGCAAAGGATCGGGGAAAGCGGTTGTGGGGTGGCTTAAGTTAAAAGCTGCTTTAAGGTGGGGAATATTTATAAGAAAGAAAGCTGCTGAAAGAAGAGCTCAGCTTGTTGAGCTTGATTAA
- the LOC108467869 gene encoding calmodulin-binding protein 60 E isoform X1, which yields MENSRNKRGHEEGIEDATYITETKKPKLPALASVIVEALKVDSMQRLCSSLEPMLRRIVSEEVERALTRIGNATLTARNSPPRIRSADGRNLQLHFRTRMPPHLFTGGKVEGEQGAAIHVVLLDLISGTVVQTGPESTLKLNVVVLEGDFNEEADEDWTKEQFESYEVKEREGKRPLLTGELQVTLKEGVGTLGDLTFTDNSSWIRSRKFRLGLKVAPGYGERIRVREAKTEAFAVKDHRGELYKKHYPPALHDEVWRLDRIAKDGALHKKLLKAEIVTVEDFLRLLVRDSQKLRNILGSGMSNRMWENTVEHAKTCILGGKLYVYYPDQTHNTGVVFNHIYELRGLIADGQFLSLESLNHNQKLFVDSLVKRAYENWHQVIEYDDKVLNTLRRTKVANPSAAPVNDNNYDADYYATTAQKSRQQYITSEPSPQCPNNNTHQTVHQLIEFPFGRSDQNAIMTMNNQKALLPSTTTISYMPIGGNSTAGVSGFAGDWSRPRTGHGFEDFFAEEIRLRSSEMLETDDMQRLLKTFGVGVGMGAGFGHPDESSYAYTIPYDHQMDHPYPYAPERGKGSGKAVVGWLKLKAALRWGIFIRKKAAERRAQLVELD from the exons ATGGAAAACTCAAGGAACAAGAGAGGGCATGAAGAAGGTATTGAAGATGCAACCTATATTACAGAAACGAAGAAACCAAAGTTACCAGCTTTGGCAAG TGTAATAGTGGAAGCTCTGAAGGTGGATAGTATGCAAAGACTTTGCTCATCTTTGGAGCCTATGTTACGCAGAATT GTCAGTGAGGAAGTGGAACGGGCACTGACAAGAATAGGGAATGCTACATTGACTGCCAG GAATTCACCACCAAGAATACGAAGTGCAGATGGAAGAAACCTACAGCTTCATTTCAGAACAAGAATGCCGCCTCACCTATTCACAGGAGGGAAAGTTGAGGGTGAGCAAGGGGCCGCCATCCATGTTGTCTTACTCGATTTGATCTCAGGCACTGTGGTGCAAACTGGACCTGAATCAACTCTCAAACTCAATGTTGTGGTCCTTGAAGGTGACTTCAATGAAGAAGCTGATGAAGATTGGACTAAAGAACAGTTTGAGAGCTATGAAGTTAAAGAACGCGAAGGGAAACGACCGCTTTTAACCGGAGAACTACAAGTAACACTCAAGGAAGGTGTTGGAACTCTAGGAGATCTTACATTCACTGATAATTCAAGTTGGATCCGGAGTAGAAAATTCAGACTTGGTTTGAAGGTTGCTCCCGGGTATGGCGAAAGGATTCGTGTTCGTGAAGCTAAAACCGAAGCTTTTGCTGTTAAAGATCATAGGGGAGAAT TGTACAAGAAACATTATCCACCTGCATTGCATGATGAAGTGTGGAGATTGGACAGAATAGCCAAAGATGGAGCATTACATAAGAAGTTGTTGAAAGCTGAAATTGTGACGGTTGAAGATTTTCTTCGACTTCTTGTTCGGGATTCACAAAAACTAAGAAAT ATCTTGGGAAGTGGGATGTCAAATAGAATGTGGGAGAACACGGTGGAGCATGCTAAGACTTGCATCTTGGGAGGAAAGCTTTATGTTTATTACCCTGATCAAACACATAACACTGGTGTTGTTTTCAATCACATTTATGAACTCAGAGGTCTTATTGCTGATGGCCAGTTCCTATCTTTGGAATCACTTAACCACAATCaaaag CTTTTTGTTGATTCCCTGGTGAAGAGAGCATATGAAAATTGGCATCAAGTTATTGAATATGACGACAAGGTTCTCAATACCCTTAGAAGGACAAAGGTAGCAAACCCGTCAGCTGCACCGGTAAACGATAACAACTACGATGCAGATTACTATGCCACAACTGCTCAAAAGAGTAGACAGCAGTATATCACCTCAGAGCCAAGTCCACAATGCCCTAATAATAATACCCACCAAACAGTCCATCAGTTGATTGAATTTCCCTTTGGAAGGTCTGATCAGAATGCAATAATGACAATGAATAATCAGAAAGCATTATTACCTAGTACCACCACCATAAGTTACATGCCAATCGGAGGAAACTCGACAGCTGGGGTATCAGGTTTTGCAGGAGATTGGTCTCGGCCGAGGACCGGGCATGGATTTGAAGATTTCTTTGCTGAGGAAATCCGACTTAGGAGTTCAGAAATGTTAGAGACCGATGACATGCAAAGACTGCTGAAAACATTCGGTGTAGGTGTTGGTATGGGAGCTGGTTTTGGTCATCCAGATGAATCTTCTTATGCATACACCATCCCATATGATCATCAAATGGATCACCCTTATCCTTATGCGCCAGAACGTGGCAAAGGATCGGGGAAAGCGGTTGTGGGGTGGCTTAAGTTAAAAGCTGCTTTAAGGTGGGGAATATTTATAAGAAAGAAAGCTGCTGAAAGAAGAGCTCAGCTTGTTGAGCTTGATTAA
- the LOC108467869 gene encoding calmodulin-binding protein 60 E isoform X3 yields the protein MPPHLFTGGKVEGEQGAAIHVVLLDLISGTVVQTGPESTLKLNVVVLEGDFNEEADEDWTKEQFESYEVKEREGKRPLLTGELQVTLKEGVGTLGDLTFTDNSSWIRSRKFRLGLKVAPGYGERIRVREAKTEAFAVKDHRGELYKKHYPPALHDEVWRLDRIAKDGALHKKLLKAEIVTVEDFLRLLVRDSQKLRNILGSGMSNRMWENTVEHAKTCILGGKLYVYYPDQTHNTGVVFNHIYELRGLIADGQFLSLESLNHNQKLFVDSLVKRAYENWHQVIEYDDKVLNTLRRTKVANPSAAPVNDNNYDADYYATTAQKSRQQYITSEPSPQCPNNNTHQTVHQLIEFPFGRSDQNAIMTMNNQKALLPSTTTISYMPIGGNSTAGVSGFAGDWSRPRTGHGFEDFFAEEIRLRSSEMLETDDMQRLLKTFGVGVGMGAGFGHPDESSYAYTIPYDHQMDHPYPYAPERGKGSGKAVVGWLKLKAALRWGIFIRKKAAERRAQLVELD from the exons ATGCCGCCTCACCTATTCACAGGAGGGAAAGTTGAGGGTGAGCAAGGGGCCGCCATCCATGTTGTCTTACTCGATTTGATCTCAGGCACTGTGGTGCAAACTGGACCTGAATCAACTCTCAAACTCAATGTTGTGGTCCTTGAAGGTGACTTCAATGAAGAAGCTGATGAAGATTGGACTAAAGAACAGTTTGAGAGCTATGAAGTTAAAGAACGCGAAGGGAAACGACCGCTTTTAACCGGAGAACTACAAGTAACACTCAAGGAAGGTGTTGGAACTCTAGGAGATCTTACATTCACTGATAATTCAAGTTGGATCCGGAGTAGAAAATTCAGACTTGGTTTGAAGGTTGCTCCCGGGTATGGCGAAAGGATTCGTGTTCGTGAAGCTAAAACCGAAGCTTTTGCTGTTAAAGATCATAGGGGAGAAT TGTACAAGAAACATTATCCACCTGCATTGCATGATGAAGTGTGGAGATTGGACAGAATAGCCAAAGATGGAGCATTACATAAGAAGTTGTTGAAAGCTGAAATTGTGACGGTTGAAGATTTTCTTCGACTTCTTGTTCGGGATTCACAAAAACTAAGAAAT ATCTTGGGAAGTGGGATGTCAAATAGAATGTGGGAGAACACGGTGGAGCATGCTAAGACTTGCATCTTGGGAGGAAAGCTTTATGTTTATTACCCTGATCAAACACATAACACTGGTGTTGTTTTCAATCACATTTATGAACTCAGAGGTCTTATTGCTGATGGCCAGTTCCTATCTTTGGAATCACTTAACCACAATCaaaag CTTTTTGTTGATTCCCTGGTGAAGAGAGCATATGAAAATTGGCATCAAGTTATTGAATATGACGACAAGGTTCTCAATACCCTTAGAAGGACAAAGGTAGCAAACCCGTCAGCTGCACCGGTAAACGATAACAACTACGATGCAGATTACTATGCCACAACTGCTCAAAAGAGTAGACAGCAGTATATCACCTCAGAGCCAAGTCCACAATGCCCTAATAATAATACCCACCAAACAGTCCATCAGTTGATTGAATTTCCCTTTGGAAGGTCTGATCAGAATGCAATAATGACAATGAATAATCAGAAAGCATTATTACCTAGTACCACCACCATAAGTTACATGCCAATCGGAGGAAACTCGACAGCTGGGGTATCAGGTTTTGCAGGAGATTGGTCTCGGCCGAGGACCGGGCATGGATTTGAAGATTTCTTTGCTGAGGAAATCCGACTTAGGAGTTCAGAAATGTTAGAGACCGATGACATGCAAAGACTGCTGAAAACATTCGGTGTAGGTGTTGGTATGGGAGCTGGTTTTGGTCATCCAGATGAATCTTCTTATGCATACACCATCCCATATGATCATCAAATGGATCACCCTTATCCTTATGCGCCAGAACGTGGCAAAGGATCGGGGAAAGCGGTTGTGGGGTGGCTTAAGTTAAAAGCTGCTTTAAGGTGGGGAATATTTATAAGAAAGAAAGCTGCTGAAAGAAGAGCTCAGCTTGTTGAGCTTGATTAA
- the LOC108469188 gene encoding two-component response regulator ARR12-like gives MEEKMGGSNGEDSGEDQFPVGMRVLAVDDDPICLKILANLLCKCQYQVTTTNQAIIALKMLRENKNRYDLVISDVNMPDMDGFKLLELVGLEMDLPVIMLSAHSDTKLVMKGITHGACDYLLKPVRIEELKNIWQHVVRRKKPDSKDELAAPNHDKARGGTGEAGQTWVACSSDQKVNKKRKDQSEDEEEETEDNGRENEDSSCQKKPRVVWSVDLHRKFVAAVNQLGLGDQAVPKKILDLMNVEGLTRENVASHLQKYRLYLRRLSSVATQQANMIVALGSRGPSHLRTGSLDGFGDFRSFTGPGRFSSASLPSYQSRGTFGRLNSSAALTLSGISSGVIQPGNSVNGLGKIQPVVLPANQNQNGVLFQGITASIELNQLSQTKSTNHFGEYNCVDERNVFRISSSFPDARVVVGSSSNSLSTASGNALVLQGNTQQVQCSAAFENLPSFGMTSLNRESNDLSVRGSSNCLEHGRCSENWQGTVQLSNFPPSNEQLPSNNLQESIPWRNSSPSNGCIALSSMASSAFLGDSRADMLCKAGLNNSYSHVDSRVSASGSMMDQSNAVSSNTNDVSLFSHLNGEAPFAVWLSEGDKSSFDTDLRSNDNFLFLQSKPQNGFSQNNFESLEDIMSPVFKLEQNNETAFMDGGFGFDVAYPLGSCM, from the exons ATGGAGGAGAAAATGGGTGGTTCCAATGGTGAAGATAGTGGGGAGGACCAGTTTCCAGTTGGCATGCGTGTTTTAGCTGTTGATGATGATCCTATTTGCCTCAAGATTTTGGCTAATCTGCTGTGTAAATGCCAATATCAGG ttaCTACGACCAATCAGGCAATTATAGCCCTTAAAATGTTGAGGGAAAACAAAAACAGATATGATTTGGTTATTAGTGATGTTAATATGCCAGATATGGATGGGTTTAAGCTACTTGAGCTTGTGGGGCTTGAAATGGACCTGCCTGTAATCA TGTTGTCGGCACACAGCGATACCAAGCTTGTAATGAAGGGGATTACTCATGGTGCTTGTGACTACTTATTGAAGCCCGTTCGAATTGAGGAGCTGAAAAACATATGGCAACACGTGGTCAGAAGAAAGAAACCGGACTCTAAGGATGAACTTGCGGCCCCAAATCACGATAAAGCTCGAGGAGGAACTGGAGAAGCTGGTCAAACATGGGTGGCCTGCAGTTCGGATCAGAAAGTCAATAAGAAGAGAAAGGACCAAAGTGAAGATGAGGAAGAAGAGACTGAAGATAACGGACGTGAGAATGAAGACTCCTCGTGCCAGAAGAAGCCTAGAGTTGTTTGGTCTGTAGATTTGCATAGGAAGTTCGTTGCAGCAGTCAATCAATTGGGTCTTGGCG ACCAGGCTGTTCCAAAGAAAATCCTTGACCTCATGAATGTTGAAGGGCTTACGAGGGAGAATGTAGCAAGCCATCTACAG AAATATAGGCTTTACCTGAGAAGACTCAGCAGTGTTGCAACACAACAAGCAAACATGATTGTTGCATTAGGCAGTAGAGGTCCCTCTCACTTACGTACAGGTTCACTGGATGGCTTTGGGGATTTTCGCTCATTCACTGGACCTGGAAGGTTTTCAAGTGCTTCTCTACCATCGTATCAATCACGTGGAACGTTTGGTAGATTGAACTCCTCAGCTGCTTTGACCCTAAGCGGTATTTCTTCTGGTGTGATTCAACCTGGAAATTCTGTTAATGGTCTTGGAAAGATTCAGCCTGTGGTATTACCTGCAAACCAGAATCAAAATGGAGTTTTGTTTCAAGGGATCACGGCTTCTATAGAGCTCAACCAACTGTCGCAGACCAAGTCCACTAATCACTTTGGAGAATACAATTGTGTTGATGAGCGGAATGTTTTTCGTATTTCCTCTAGCTTCCCAGATGCTAGAGTGGTGGTTGGTAGCTCAAGCAATTCTCTGTCAACTGCCTCAGGCAACGCTTTGGTGTTACAAGGAAACACGCAACAGGTGCAATGTAGTGCTGCATTTGAAAATCTACCCTCTTTTGGTATGACATCACTGAATCGGGAATCTAATGACCTGAGTGTTCGTGGTTCTTCTAATTGTCTTGAACATGGTAGATGCAGTGAGAACTGGCAGGGCACTGTTCAATTATCCAATTTCCCACCAAGTAATGAGCAGCTGCCGAGTAATAATCTGCAAGAAAGCATCCCTTGGAGGAACTCTTCCCCAAGTAACGGTTGTATTGCTCTTTCTTCAATGGCAAGTTCAGCATTTTTGGGGGATTCTAGGGCTGACATGCTCTGCAAAGCTGGCCTAAATAATTCATACAGCCATGTGGACTCCCGGGTTTCTGCAAGTGGGTCTATGATGGACCAAAGCAATGCTGTTAGTAGTAACACAAATGATGTTTCTTTGTTCAGCCATTTAAATGGCGAGGCTCCTTTTGCTGTTTGGCTCTCTGAGGGCGACAAATCATCGTTTGACACAGATTTGAGGTCCAATGACAACTTCCTCTTCCTGCAGTCAAAGCCACAGAACGGTTTCAGTCAAAATAATTTTGAATCCTTGGAGGATATAATGAGTCCCGTTTTCAAACTG GAGCAAAATAATGAGACTGCATTCATGGATGGGGGATTCGGATTTGATGTTGCATACCCCCTTGGATCGTGCATGTGA
- the LOC108468975 gene encoding 60S ribosomal protein L39, which yields MPSHKTFRIKKKLAKKMRQNRPIPYWIRMRTDNTIRYNAKRRHWRRTKLGF from the exons ATG CCTTCACATAAGACTTTCAGAATCAAGAAGAAGCTGGCCAAGAAGATGAGGCAGAACAGGCCTATCCCTTATTGGATCCGCATGCGCACCGATAACACCATTAG GTACAATGCGAAGCGTAGGCACTGGCGCCGTACCAAGCTAGGGTTCTAA